AACCAGGTCCTATACCTACTTTAATGATATCTGCACCTACTAAAAGAAGCTCTTCAACCATTTCACCCGTAACCACATTACCGGCCATAATGACTTTATCCGGGAAATTGGCCCTTGCCTGCTTTACAAAGCTTACGAAATGTTCAGAGTAACCATTGGCTACATCGATGCATAGAAACTCGATTTTTGGGTGCCTTTCGAGGATTTGTTTTAGTTTCTCCTCGTCATTCTTACCTGTTCCGGTACTCAGAGCTATATATTGATGAATACTTTCCGGCTGGTTATGCAGGAATTCATCCCATTCCTGTATGGAATAATGTTTATGCACAGCCGTAATAATTTTATCTTTTGCCAATTCAACAGCCATTTCAAAAGTACCTACAGTGTCCATATTTGCTGCAATGATAGGTGTTCCTTTCCACTTTTTTTTTGTATGGCGAAATGTGAATTCCCTTTCCAAATCAACCTCGGACCTTGATTTTAAAGTAGATCTTTTCGGGCGGAACATTACATCCTTGAACCCTAACTTTATGTCATATTCTATACGCATTGTGATTATTTAAAATATTAAAATTAGCAAATAATATTAAATATAGTATTTTTGAAAGCATGGATTTTCCTGTTACTTTTCAAATCTTTGGTAAAACAATGCTGGCGCATCCTCTTTTTGAAGCGTTGGGAATGTTCATGGGAATGCGTTATTACTTTTACCTAAAAAGAAAATCCCCGGAAAAGTTATCCTTCAATGTTTCAGCGGCGATTCTCATCGGTGCTACTGCAGGAGCTTTGATCGGGTCAAAATTGATCGGGAATCTTGAAAATCCTTACAAGCTTTTTAATGACTTCAGCTTTAAAAATATATGGTCGAATAATACGATTGTCGGAGGACTTGCCTTTGGATTGATAGGAGTGGAGCTCGCTAAGAAAATTGTGGGGCATAAGGAAAGTACGGGAGATCTGATTGTGTATCCTCTATTACTTGCCATCATCATTGGTAGGATAGGATGTTTTCTGACCGGAATCTATGAAGAAACATATGGTCTTCCTACAGGTTCTGTTTTTGGAATGCATCTGGGGGATGGGTATTTGCGACATCCCGTAGCGCTTTACGAGATCGCTTTCTTAATCAGCCTCTGGGTTGTTTTAAGGATTAAGCAAAGTACTGGGGAATATCCTTCCGGATATATTTTCCAGCTTTTTATGCTGAATTATTTCACATTCAGATTTTTCCTGGATTTTATTAAGCCGAGGGTTGAGCTGGTTGGAAACCTGGGAACAATTCAGATTGTGTGCATACTTGTAATTATTTATTACATTTTTAAAATCAAGCAGACAAAAAGTGTAAATTCACATCAAAATATTTGAAAATGATACCATTAACTTTTTTGGAAGGGGGCAATTATGCCGGTGTCTTTATAATGGTCATTGCGATCATTATTTTTGGAGCCTTATTTGTTTCTTTTATTGCCACTTTATTTGTAAAAATCATTTATGAATTAAAAGATGGAAGGAAATTTTCGAAAAAACAATTCATACAGACCATGGTTATCTGTTTGTTGATCTGTGGACTGATCAGCGGATATATTTGTGGTGGAGGACTTTAAAATTACATTATGCCGGTAAGAAATTATACCTATTACGATTATACAATAAGCCTTTGCCCCGAATGCCTTAAAAGAGTGGGAGCTAAGGTTATTATAGAGGATGAAGCCGTTTTCATGACTAAACGGTGTCCTGATCACGGGTTTTTCAAAACAAAAATTGCCTCGGATGTTCAGTACTATAAAAACATCCGAAACTATAATAAAGCTTCGGAGATGCCTTTGCATTTTGGTACGGATGTAGAATATGGTTGTCCTTATGACTGCGGACTCTGTGTGGATCATGAACAGCACAGCTGTCTTTCTATCGTAGAAGTTACAGATCGTTGTAACCTTACTTGCCCCACATGCTACGCAATGTCATCACCCCATTACGGAAGCCACCGGAGCCTGGAAGAAATCGAAGCGATGTTTGATATCATTGTAAAAAATGAAGGAGAGCCGGATGTTGTACAGATCAGTGGAGGAGAGCCAACCATTCATCCTGAGTTTTTTAAGATCATGGATATTGCAAAGACAAAGCCGATCAAGCATTTAATGTTAAATACCAATGGAGTAAGGATAGCGAATGATCCTGGTTTTGCTGAAAAATTAGCCACATATGCTCCCGAGTTTGAGGTTTATCTTCAGTTTGATTCCTTTAAACCGGAGGTTTTAATGGATTTCAGAGGGAAAGATCTTACTGATGTCAGAATGAAGGCTCTTGAAAAGCTGAATGAATTAAATCTTTCCACGACATTAGTTATCGTACTCCAAAAGGACAAAAATATTGATGAAATAGGAAAGATCATTGATTTTGCCTTAAAACAGAAATGTGTGCGGGGAATTACATTTCAGCCCGTTGAGATAGCAGGGAGGAACAGAGAAGACTCTGCTTATGAAAAAATTACGTTAACAGAAGTAAGACAAGAGATCCTGAATCAGTTTCCGTTGCTTAATTCAGATGATATTATTCCGGTTCCCTGTAATCCGGATGCCTTGGCAATGGGATATATCTTAAAGCTGGAGGGTGAAATTATTCCTTTAACCCGATATATCAATCCGGCTGATTTACTGAATAATGAATCCAGAAACACGATTGTCTATGAACAGGATGCCGGGCTTCATATGCAGCTTTTGGATATTTTCAGTACAGGAATTTCCGTAGATAAAGTAAAACCTAAAGTGAACCAGTTACTCTGCTGTCTTCCTGAAGTTTCAGCTCCTGATCTCGATTATGATAATCTCTTTAGGATCATTATTATGAACTTTATGGATGCCCATGATTTTGATGTTCGTGCGGTTAAAAAATCCTGCGTGCACATCGTTAACAAAGACCTGAAATTAATCCCTTTTGAAACCATGAATCTTTTCTACCGTGATGGAAAAAAAGAATACCTTGAAGAACTGAGAAAAGAGGATAAAGTACTTTTTTGAGAATCTGACTTGTTATATACACTTTGATTAAACAAAATCAGCAAGAAATAAAAAGGGGTGAAAAACTATCGTTTAACACCCCATAAATTGATCTTTCCCCTGTGACCGAATCCTAACTTATCGTAAAGTTTTTTGGCTCCCATATTGCTTTCCGCTACATGGAGAAACGGGGTTTTGTTATCATCAAATATTTTTCCTGAAACAAAAGCAACAAGTTGTTTTGCATAGCCTTTTCCCAGGTAATCCGTATCGGTAATCACGGCACTTACTTCAGTCATATCGTCCATCTGCATTCTTTCACCTGTTACGGCAACCAGTTTTTCATCTTTAAAAATTCCAAAATAGCGGCCAAGTTCCGGTGTTCTCTTTTTAAAATAATAAGGATAAAATTTCAGGATAAAATCGTTAAGTTCCTTCTGATTTTCCTCTGTAATAAGGACAATATCTTCTGTAAAGTCGATTTCTATTTTATTTTCCAAAACATACTGATCACAGACAAGCTGAGATAATGCAGTTGCAAAGTTAACTGTGGGTTTAGCGCCAAAAACAAGAAAATCATCACAGATTTTTGCATATTCTGCAATATCTTCTTCTTTTCCTATGTCGGATGCGCCCCCAAAAGCAGCAACCTCAGGATTGTAAAATTTAGAATTTCCAAAGTTTAAGCAAAACTTTTTATGGTATTCATTAAGTGAATGATAAACAGGATTGTCTAGCTTACCGTACATTAGTCAAAATTCATTACCTCTTCCAGGGTTTTCATATATTCGTAGGCTGTTAAATCAAACTTTACGGGAACAATGGAAATATATCCGTTAGCCAAAGCTGTTTCGTCAGCATCCTCAGACTCGTCCATATTGTTGAAATACCCTGTCAGCCAATAGTATTTTTTTCCGTGCGGATTGACCCTTTCGTCAAAGCTTTCTTCCCATTTCGCATGTGCCTGTTTACATACTTTAATCCCTTTTATTTCTTGAGCCGGAAGTTTTGGAATGTTTACGTTCAGAACGATCCCTCGTGGCATTGGGTTTTCCAAGGTTCTTTTTACAATATTCTGAATGAACTCTTTAGCCTGCGTAAAGTCTGCTTCCCAGCTAAAGTCGAGCAGCGAAAATCCGATAGCAGGAATTCCTTCTACACCTGCTTCTACGGCCGCAGACATGGTCCCTGAATAAATAACATTAATCGATGAATTAGCTCCATGATTAATGCCGGAAACCACGATATCAGGTCTTCTTTTCAATATTTTGTCAAGGGCCATTTTTACACAGTCAACAGGGGTGCCACTACAGGAAAAATCCTGCTGCGGGCCATCAAGGTTTACTTCTTCATAACTTAAGGTAGAATTGATCGTAATTGCATGTCCTTTACCACTTTGTGGAGAATTGGGAGCTACTACGATTACTTCGCCTATTTCATTCATAAAATTGACTAGATTTCTGATACCAGGTGCTGTAATTCCATCATCATTAGTAACCAGAATAAGAGGTCTTTCCATAAAAAAATTTTATTTTAACAAAAATACTTAAAACTATCCGATATTTGTAAATAAGGTATTAAATTTGATAGTTTGTAACAGTAATTTAAATGTTACTACTAATTTATATATTTTAGAAAAAAATTAATAAAATACATTAAAGATTTATGTGGAAAAATTTTAAACTTAATAAATTTTTACTCCTAATTCCATTGACAAGTCTAATGTTTTGTTTCAACTCGCCTAAGAATGACGATGAAAAGATGCAGACGATAATGGTGAGCGTGAAAAATACACTTTCTTATTTGCACTACAGCCCAAAACCTATTAATGATGCCTACTCAAAAGATGTTTATAAGCATTATTTTGAATTGGTAGATCCTGCAAAAAGATATTTTCTTCAGTCGGATATGGATGAATTCAGTAAACACGAAACAAAGCTGGATGATTATCTGAACCTTGGAGACCTTACTTTCTATAAATTAACTATCGACAGATTATACCAAAGAGTGGATGAAATTGACCAGATTACCCAGGACATTTTCAGCAAGCCTATTAATCTGGAAGAAGATGAAACCCTTACACTGGAACCAAAACTTAAAAAGGTACCCGCGAATAAGCAAGAGCAGTATAACGAATGGAGAAAATTCATCAAATACAATATCCTTCAGGAAATTGAGTCGATGAACAGTAAGGAACAGGCTCAGAAAGAGAAAAAAGATTCTGTACAAAAATATAATCTGAAAGATACCATCAAGCTTCAGATCCTTACTCCTGACCAGAAAAGGATAAAAGCAACAGATGAAGTTAAAGATCTTGTAAAAGAAACTTTTACAAGGTTTAAGAAAAGAAAGAAAATGGATTGGTTTACAGTATACATGAATGCTTATACTGAAGTTTTTGATCCGCACACCAACTATTATTCTCCAAAAGACAAAGAAGACTTCGATACTCAGTTTGCAGGAAAAGTGATTGGTATTGGGGCGATTATCCAGGAGAAAAAAGGGAATCTTTATCTGGGGGCTTTAACCATAGGAGCTCCGGCCTGGAAATCCAAGCAGCTTTCAGAAGGAGATAAGATCCTGAAAGTAAAATCCAAGCCAAAAGAAGATGCCGTAAATGTAGTGGGAATGCTTTCTGACGAAGCTGTAAGACTGATCAGAGGGGAAAAAGGAACTCCGGTAACTCTTACGGTACAGAAAAAAGATGGAACGATTAAAGAAGTTACGATGATCCGTGAGGAAGTAGCGATTGAAGATACATTCGCAAGAAGTATTGTGGTTAATGCTCCAAATGGAAAAAAATATGGTTTTATCAATCTGCCGAGCTTCAATGCTGATTTCGAAGATGCTAAGGGAAGAAACGCTTCAGATGACATTAAAAATGAAATCATTAAACTAAAGGCTCAGAACATTGAAGGAATTGTTTTAGACCTGAGAAATAATGGAGGAGGTTCATTAACAGAAGTTGGTGATATCATGGGATTATTTATGAATGCAGGACCTTACGTACAGGTAAAAGATGGGAACGGTAAAATTCAGACGTTAAAAAACAAGAATGAAACTCCGATCTGGACAGGACCTTTGGTGATTATGCAGAATGAGCTTTCTGCCTCGGCTTCAGAAATTTTGGCCGGAGTAATGCAGGATTACGGAAGAGCAATGATTATTGGTTCTCCACAATCTTTTGGTAAAGGGACAGTTCAGACATTCGTAGACCTAAACAGATTCTTAAATACTGAAGATGATTTCGGATCACTGAAATTAACGATTCAGAAATTTTACAGAATTACGGGAGAATCTACCCAAAGAAAAGGAATTGTATCCGATATCCAGATGAAGGACTTCTTTACTTATGCTGAAATTGGAGAAAGATATGATGATTTTGCGCTGGCTTGGGATAAAATTCCTGGAACGCAATTCCAAAAGTTAAATTATTTTGATATCAAAGCATTAGAGAAGGCTAGTAACGATAGAATGGCTAAAAACTCAAACTATCAGTTGTTATTGGAATCTGCTCAATGGAGAGAGAAGCTGGATAAAGAGGAAACCATTACCCTTAATATTACGAAGTTTAATGAAGTCATGAAGCAGAGAAAAGCTCAGATTGAAAAATTCAAGGCACTCACTAAATTTGTAAACGGGTTACAATTCACCATGTATCCAAACGAGATCGAAAGAGAGAAAAAAGATGAAGCATTTAAGAAGAAATCTGAAATGTGGATCAAAAATCTTAAAAAAGATACCTACCTTCAGGAAGCAATGAACATTATTGCAGATATGAATGTAAAATCATAAAAAATAACCCGGCTCTGATAGCCGGGTTATTTTTTATAAACCTTTCAATGAATTTCCATAAATAAATTGGTAAAAATACAAACGGAAACCATTAGGTTTCCGTTTGTATTTAATAAGCCGTACGGCTTATTTGTGTTGTAATAATCAAGCTTTACATTTTACTTGATCTCCACACATCCTACACGTCCACCGGCATTTCCGGTTGGTTGGGTATGGAAATCATCCTTGTCTGCATGGATGATCAGACCTTTTCCAATAATATTCTTGGATTCATCAGTACATCCTAAACACCATTTGTTGGTTTTAAACGTAAGTGTTGCTGTTCCGCTCTGATCCGCTACAAGGTTACCAATGTCTCCCATATGGAAGTGTTCAGCTCCCCACTTTCCATGATCATCTTTCGCAGGATTCCAGTGTCCGCCTGTAGAAGTTCCGTCAGCAGCTGAACAATCTCCTTTTTCATGGATGTGTACAGCGTGGATTCCCGGTGTTAAATTCGTTACATCAAGTTTCATGATAACTTCATCACCTTTCTGCGTAAACTTGGCTGTACCTCCTGTCTGTGTTCCGCTTTTTGCGTTAACCATATAGGTATTTGTTGTTCCACAAGAAACAGCAAATAAAGCCAGTCCTGTTAATAATACAAATTTTTGTAGCTTCATTTTGAAATGATTTTAAGTGATTTTTTATAATTACCTAAATTTAGACATAATTTTTTAAAACACTTTATGATTCCGGTCTGTTTTCGGAAATCCCGCAATAAAAGACAAGTCTCATGTGTATAATCTCGGTATTTTTGTAGAAAACAACCATTGGAAGCGTATAAAAAAAGGATCGTAAAGATCATCCGGTATATAGAAGATCACCTTGATTCTGAACTCAGTCTTGAAAAAGTAGCAGAACTGGGAGCGTATTCTCCTTTTCATTTTCACAGGGTTTTTAAGCTTATTACAGGGGAGACGCTTCAAAGCTATGTCATCAGAAAAAAAGCAGAAAAAAGCGCATTGTATCTTGCGGTAAGAAGGGAATTGGGCATTAAGGATATTTATATGGATCTTGGCTTTTCTAACCATTCGGCTTTCAATAAAACATTCAGGAAATATTACGGAAAATCACCATCCGAATTTCGAAGGTCAGTCCCGGAAAATTTTCACAAGATTTTACCTATAGAGAGCAAGAACGGACAAATTGATACAATTTTTCACCAGTACATTTGCAATGTAGAAAACCTGCTAAACTGGAGAAAAATGAATATAGAAATTAAAGTAACCACCCTTAAAGAAATGCACCTGGCTTCAGTCATGAGCATTGGGATCAAAAACGTTGAACCTTCTTATGACATTCTTATAGAATGGGCCAGGCGAAAACATCTGTTTCCTAGAGATGATGTAAAAATGATATCGGTATATCATGATAGTTTTAAAGTGACACCTCCGGATAAAGTAAGGATCCACGCAGGAATGCTATTGGATGATAAGCTAAAAGAACAGGATGGAGAAGTTTTCCCGGAAACCATTGAAGCGGGAAGGATCATTGTAGGCAGCGGAGAGTTTACATTAGATGATTTTGAACAATGCTGGGTATCCCTTTTTATGTGGATGAATGAAAACCATTATACTTTTAGGAAATCTTACCCATTTGAAGTGTATCATTCGAATTTCAGGGAACATCCGGAAGGAAAGATGCATGTTGATTTTTGCATTCCGATACACTAATTTCCCACTCAGTATACAATCTATACCTTTCAGTCATATTTTTTTCACTGAAAGGTATTTTCTGTCCTATTTTTGATCCGAAAATTAACAACAATGAAAACCCGACAGCAAAGATTATTATTTCTCATCACCCTTTTATCATTCTGTCTGAGCTATGCCCAGGTAAAAATTACAGGAAGGGTAACGTTTAGAAATAAAGGGATTGGTGAAATAAATGTGACCCTAAAAGGGACTTATGATGGGGCAACTACAGATTCTAACGGAAAATTTTCTTTTGAAACATCAGAAAAAGGAAATCATACACTTTCTTTTACCCATCCGAAATATAATGATATTGAAAAACAGATTGTTATTGAGAATCAGGATATCTCTGTGGATGCAGAACTGAAAGAGCAGATCAATGAAATCGATGCAGTAGTAATCTCAGCAGGAGCGATAGAAGCAAGTGATAGGAAAAGAGCAACAGCATTATTAACACCAATCGATATCTACACAACGGCAGGAGCGGATGGCCAGATCTCCTCTGCATTAACCTACCTTCCGGGAGTGCAAAAAGTAGGGGAATCCGAGGGTTTATTTATCAGGGGAGGTACCGGAACGGAATCCAGGATCTTTATGGATGGAAGCCTTATCAATAACTATTTCTCCAGTTCGGTACCAGGTATTGCAGGAAGAGATCGTTTCAATACATCTCTTTTTAAAGGGAATGTGTTTTCAAGTGGGGGATATTCAGCTTTGTACGGACAGGCTCTTTCCGGAGTTTTAATGTTGGAAAGTGTAGATCTTCCAGATCAGAGCTCTTATGATTTCGGGATTTCACCCATCTTCCTGAATGCAGGTTTCCAAAAACTGAGTGGAGATAAGAGCCATTCTTATGGTGCTACTCTGGGATATTCTCTTTTGAGCCTGATGCAAAAAGTTCTGAATTTCAATACAGATTTTATAGATGCTCCCCAGGGATTTAACGGAGATGCAAATTTCAGGATAAAAACAAAATCAGGAGGATTTTTAAAGTATTACGGAATGTATGACACAAATAAAATGGGGGTAAGAACAGAAAGTCTTGAACCGGGATCTGATTATGCATTGGTAAGAATAAATGGAAAAAATACCTACCATAACCTGTCTTTTAAGCAAAAGTTTGGAAAATATCTTCTGAATACAGGCGCTTCTTATTCTTATAACAGGTCCGACCTGAATTTTTCTGGAGAGACCAATACTATAGAAACTGATAAAACGCAGCTATTGACAGATGGTAATTATATTAATTTTAAAGCAG
The sequence above is drawn from the Chryseobacterium daecheongense genome and encodes:
- a CDS encoding GMP reductase, giving the protein MRIEYDIKLGFKDVMFRPKRSTLKSRSEVDLEREFTFRHTKKKWKGTPIIAANMDTVGTFEMAVELAKDKIITAVHKHYSIQEWDEFLHNQPESIHQYIALSTGTGKNDEEKLKQILERHPKIEFLCIDVANGYSEHFVSFVKQARANFPDKVIMAGNVVTGEMVEELLLVGADIIKVGIGPGSVCTTRVKTGVGYPQLSAIIECSDAAHGLGGHIIADGGCKVPGDVAKAFGGGADFVMLGGMFAGHDESGGEMIEENGKKYRLFYGMSSKTAMDKHSGGVAEYRASEGKTVKVAYKGPVSDTVKDILGGVRSTCTYVGASKLKELSKRTTFIRVQEQENQIFKD
- a CDS encoding prolipoprotein diacylglyceryl transferase translates to MDFPVTFQIFGKTMLAHPLFEALGMFMGMRYYFYLKRKSPEKLSFNVSAAILIGATAGALIGSKLIGNLENPYKLFNDFSFKNIWSNNTIVGGLAFGLIGVELAKKIVGHKESTGDLIVYPLLLAIIIGRIGCFLTGIYEETYGLPTGSVFGMHLGDGYLRHPVALYEIAFLISLWVVLRIKQSTGEYPSGYIFQLFMLNYFTFRFFLDFIKPRVELVGNLGTIQIVCILVIIYYIFKIKQTKSVNSHQNI
- a CDS encoding radical SAM protein, which produces MPVRNYTYYDYTISLCPECLKRVGAKVIIEDEAVFMTKRCPDHGFFKTKIASDVQYYKNIRNYNKASEMPLHFGTDVEYGCPYDCGLCVDHEQHSCLSIVEVTDRCNLTCPTCYAMSSPHYGSHRSLEEIEAMFDIIVKNEGEPDVVQISGGEPTIHPEFFKIMDIAKTKPIKHLMLNTNGVRIANDPGFAEKLATYAPEFEVYLQFDSFKPEVLMDFRGKDLTDVRMKALEKLNELNLSTTLVIVLQKDKNIDEIGKIIDFALKQKCVRGITFQPVEIAGRNREDSAYEKITLTEVRQEILNQFPLLNSDDIIPVPCNPDALAMGYILKLEGEIIPLTRYINPADLLNNESRNTIVYEQDAGLHMQLLDIFSTGISVDKVKPKVNQLLCCLPEVSAPDLDYDNLFRIIIMNFMDAHDFDVRAVKKSCVHIVNKDLKLIPFETMNLFYRDGKKEYLEELRKEDKVLF
- a CDS encoding GNAT family N-acetyltransferase, which encodes MYGKLDNPVYHSLNEYHKKFCLNFGNSKFYNPEVAAFGGASDIGKEEDIAEYAKICDDFLVFGAKPTVNFATALSQLVCDQYVLENKIEIDFTEDIVLITEENQKELNDFILKFYPYYFKKRTPELGRYFGIFKDEKLVAVTGERMQMDDMTEVSAVITDTDYLGKGYAKQLVAFVSGKIFDDNKTPFLHVAESNMGAKKLYDKLGFGHRGKINLWGVKR
- the surE gene encoding 5'/3'-nucleotidase SurE, whose product is MERPLILVTNDDGITAPGIRNLVNFMNEIGEVIVVAPNSPQSGKGHAITINSTLSYEEVNLDGPQQDFSCSGTPVDCVKMALDKILKRRPDIVVSGINHGANSSINVIYSGTMSAAVEAGVEGIPAIGFSLLDFSWEADFTQAKEFIQNIVKRTLENPMPRGIVLNVNIPKLPAQEIKGIKVCKQAHAKWEESFDERVNPHGKKYYWLTGYFNNMDESEDADETALANGYISIVPVKFDLTAYEYMKTLEEVMNFD
- a CDS encoding carboxy terminal-processing peptidase, with product MWKNFKLNKFLLLIPLTSLMFCFNSPKNDDEKMQTIMVSVKNTLSYLHYSPKPINDAYSKDVYKHYFELVDPAKRYFLQSDMDEFSKHETKLDDYLNLGDLTFYKLTIDRLYQRVDEIDQITQDIFSKPINLEEDETLTLEPKLKKVPANKQEQYNEWRKFIKYNILQEIESMNSKEQAQKEKKDSVQKYNLKDTIKLQILTPDQKRIKATDEVKDLVKETFTRFKKRKKMDWFTVYMNAYTEVFDPHTNYYSPKDKEDFDTQFAGKVIGIGAIIQEKKGNLYLGALTIGAPAWKSKQLSEGDKILKVKSKPKEDAVNVVGMLSDEAVRLIRGEKGTPVTLTVQKKDGTIKEVTMIREEVAIEDTFARSIVVNAPNGKKYGFINLPSFNADFEDAKGRNASDDIKNEIIKLKAQNIEGIVLDLRNNGGGSLTEVGDIMGLFMNAGPYVQVKDGNGKIQTLKNKNETPIWTGPLVIMQNELSASASEILAGVMQDYGRAMIIGSPQSFGKGTVQTFVDLNRFLNTEDDFGSLKLTIQKFYRITGESTQRKGIVSDIQMKDFFTYAEIGERYDDFALAWDKIPGTQFQKLNYFDIKALEKASNDRMAKNSNYQLLLESAQWREKLDKEETITLNITKFNEVMKQRKAQIEKFKALTKFVNGLQFTMYPNEIEREKKDEAFKKKSEMWIKNLKKDTYLQEAMNIIADMNVKS
- a CDS encoding superoxide dismutase family protein codes for the protein MKLQKFVLLTGLALFAVSCGTTNTYMVNAKSGTQTGGTAKFTQKGDEVIMKLDVTNLTPGIHAVHIHEKGDCSAADGTSTGGHWNPAKDDHGKWGAEHFHMGDIGNLVADQSGTATLTFKTNKWCLGCTDESKNIIGKGLIIHADKDDFHTQPTGNAGGRVGCVEIK
- a CDS encoding AraC family transcriptional regulator is translated as MEAYKKRIVKIIRYIEDHLDSELSLEKVAELGAYSPFHFHRVFKLITGETLQSYVIRKKAEKSALYLAVRRELGIKDIYMDLGFSNHSAFNKTFRKYYGKSPSEFRRSVPENFHKILPIESKNGQIDTIFHQYICNVENLLNWRKMNIEIKVTTLKEMHLASVMSIGIKNVEPSYDILIEWARRKHLFPRDDVKMISVYHDSFKVTPPDKVRIHAGMLLDDKLKEQDGEVFPETIEAGRIIVGSGEFTLDDFEQCWVSLFMWMNENHYTFRKSYPFEVYHSNFREHPEGKMHVDFCIPIH
- a CDS encoding TonB-dependent receptor → MKTRQQRLLFLITLLSFCLSYAQVKITGRVTFRNKGIGEINVTLKGTYDGATTDSNGKFSFETSEKGNHTLSFTHPKYNDIEKQIVIENQDISVDAELKEQINEIDAVVISAGAIEASDRKRATALLTPIDIYTTAGADGQISSALTYLPGVQKVGESEGLFIRGGTGTESRIFMDGSLINNYFSSSVPGIAGRDRFNTSLFKGNVFSSGGYSALYGQALSGVLMLESVDLPDQSSYDFGISPIFLNAGFQKLSGDKSHSYGATLGYSLLSLMQKVLNFNTDFIDAPQGFNGDANFRIKTKSGGFLKYYGMYDTNKMGVRTESLEPGSDYALVRINGKNTYHNLSFKQKFGKYLLNTGASYSYNRSDLNFSGETNTIETDKTQLLTDGNYINFKAVLERKINKISAVRGGFELNNTDEKLKFEEVNKHYQDLISSVFAETDLGFSNEFSAKIGIRAENSSFLNKSNIAPRFALAYRLAKNWTTSFAYGLFYQNPESKYINGPAHLDFQKSQHYILQVQRASEGRSLRFEAFYKKYDQLIKVRNIANIENQNQPVQTAINNEGFGYAKGLELFWRDKKTFENIDYWISYSFLDSKRDFMNYPVSLKPNFASEHTLSVVGKRFIPEWKLGVNLSYTYAKGRPYYDIATKDINGNVVNFTRNEGRLKDYNALNLSFNYLPNLGKKDAKAFTVFVLSISNVLGTKNMYGYNFSQDGSRSSAIVPPINTFVFVGAFISFGVDKTQDAINNNL